The Rhinoderma darwinii isolate aRhiDar2 chromosome 11, aRhiDar2.hap1, whole genome shotgun sequence genome window below encodes:
- the CHST3 gene encoding carbohydrate sulfotransferase 3 — MDRLQYVTMDIRNVLRTIRMKAKYVLFLVLVVVLVIIEKENKIISKVSDKLSLKQMQQNIFEINSTDSNIVYSENGSLLSLSELDSAFSQFRKKLVNITLQLGGSNPFLADLPKMPRRHILLMATTRTGSSFVGEFFNQQGNIFYLFEPLWHIERTVSFESVGANAVGSAIVYRDVLQQLLLCDLHILENFISPPAENHLTRFLFRRGSSKSLCEDPVCTPFVKKAFEKYHCKNRRCGPLNMTLAMEACLKKEHVAIKAVRLRQLEFLRTLVEDPRLDMRIIQLVRDPRAVLASRMIAFSGKYESWKKWALEGAAPIHEDEVQKLRGNCESIRLSAELGLRQPDWLRGRYMLIRYEDIARFPLEKAKEMYRFAGITLTPQVKQWIIKNTQASQDSNGIYSTQKNSSEQFEKWRFSIPFKLAQVVQDVCEPAMKLFGYKLASDLETLTNRSISLLEDKVNFWVT, encoded by the exons ATGGATAGATTACAGTACGTCACCATGGACATCAGAAATGTGCTGAGGACAATCAGGATGAAAGCCAAATACGTGCTCTTCTTAGTCTTAGTGGTGGTTCTGGTCATCATTGAGAAGGAAAACAAGATCATCTCAAA agtaTCGGACAAACTTAGTTTGAAGCAAATGCAGCAGAACATATTTGAGATCAACAGTACGGACTCCAATATTGTCTACTCAGAAAATGGTTCCTTGCTGTCGCTTAGTGAGTTGGACTCTGCCTTTTCTCAGTTTAGGAAAAAACTGGTTAATATCACCCTACAGCTTGGTGGAAGTAACCCATTTCTTGCAGACCTTCCTAAAATGCCTCGTAGGCATATACTGCTGATGGCCACTACACGCACAGGCTCATCTTTTGTAGGCGAGTTCTTTAACCAACAgggaaatatattttatttgttcGAACCCCTTTGGCACATTGAAAGAACGGTGTCTTTTGAATCTGTTGGTGCCAATGCAGTTGGTTCAGCAATTGTTTACAGAGATGTTCTCCAGCAACTTCTGCTCTGCGATCTACATATCTTGGAGAACTTTATTTCACCACCTGCTGAAAACCACCTCACAAGGTTTTTATTCCGTAGAGGCTCTAGCAAATCTTTATGTGAAGACCCAGTGTGTACTCCTTTTGTGAAAAAAGCCTTTGAAAAGTACCACTGCAAGAATCGCCGATGTGGGCCTCTTAATATGACGTTAGCAATGGAAGCATGTTTGAAAAAAGAACATGTGGCTATTAAGGCAGTACGTCTCCGACAGCTGGAGTTCCTACGCACTCTTGTAGAAGATCCACGACTTGACATGAGGATAATACAGCTAGTTCGTGACCCAAGAGCTGTGCTGGCCTCTCGCATGATAGCCTTCTCTGGAAAATATGAATCATGGAAAAAATGGGCTCTAGAGGGGGCAGCCCCCATTCATGAAGATGAAGTCCAAAAACTTAGGGGCAACTGTGAGAGCATCCGTTTGTCTGCAGAACTGGGCTTACGTCAACCAGATTGGCTTAGGGGTCGCTACATGCTCATACGATATGAAGACATTGCTAGATTTCCTCTTGAAAAGGCCAAAGAAATGTATAGGTTTGCTGGGATCACACTTACACCACAGGTGAAACAGTGGATTATCAAGAACACTCAAGCTTCTCAAGACAGTAATGGCATCTACTCTACTCAAAAGAACTCTTCAGAACAGTTTGAGAAGTGGCGATTCAGCATACCATTTAAATTAGCCCAGGTGGTTCAGGATGTGTGTGAACCAGCAATGAAACTGTTTGGCTACAAGTTGGCTAGTGACTTAGAGACACTCACAAATCGATCAATCAGTTTGCTAGAAGATAAGGTTAATTTTTGGGTGACGTAG